The proteins below come from a single Rosa rugosa chromosome 2, drRosRugo1.1, whole genome shotgun sequence genomic window:
- the LOC133733633 gene encoding uncharacterized protein LOC133733633 — protein MKNMGADRIPVRFQRVAAAFDEGARVRLCESSGSEHSAAAESVADLSDLVKSFIERGNYGGDSRDDGEEIERDSLEMDEELEGGYWSDSETKNTLEQLLDQNGGGDDVKENIVAEVEHACGVIGDRLDREFKRKLMAHLRHKGFDAGLCKSKWVKSSQFPAGDYEFVDVNVNGTRYIIEPFFTGEFEIARPTSRYTSLHNVLPQIFVGEVEELKKIVRIMCTAIKKSMKRVDMPMPPWRRNGYMLAKWFGSYKRTTNAVSSSTKAFEFDESLSAKRAFGFEALPKKSYYCRDSFATNNGLRIGNLTAAFQPKGIGMEL, from the exons ATGAAAAACATGGGAGCAGATAGGATTCCGGTGAGGTTTCAGAGAGTTGCGGCGGCGTTCGACGAGGGGGCGAGGGTAAGGCTGTGCGAGAGCAGCGGCAGCGAGCACTCGGCGGCGGCGGAGAGCGTTGCTGATTTGTCGGACCTTGTCAAGTCTTTTATTGAGCGAGGGAATTATGGAGGGGATTCAAGAGATGATGGTGAGGAAATCGAGAGGGATTCGTTGGAGATGGATGAAGAATTAGAGGGCGGTTATTGGTCTGATTCGGAGACCAAGAATACCCTAGAACAGCTGCTTGATCAAAATGGAGGTGGTgatgatgtgaaggaaaacatTGTTGCTGAGGTAGAACATGCTTGCGGTGTAATTGGGGATAGGTTGGACAGAGAGTTTAAGAGGAAGCTGATGGCTCATTTGCGCCACAAGGGTTTTGATGCTG GCCTGTGCAAATCAAAGTGGGTAAAATCCAGTCAGTTTCCAGCAGGGGACTACGAATTTGTAGATGTCAATGTCAACGGAACTCGTTACATTATCGAGCCATTCTTCACCGGAGAATTCGAAATCGCCCGTCCGACTAGTCGATACACATCGTTACACAATGTCCTGCCACAGATATTCGTCGGAGAAGTTGAAGAGCTGAAGAAAATTGTTCGGATCATGTGCACAGCCATTAAAAAGTCCATGAAGAGAGTGGACATGCCCATGCCACCATGGAGGAGAAATGGGTACATGTTAGCCAAGTGGTTTGGTTCCTACAAGCGCACCACAAATGCAGTTTCTTCTTCAACCAAGGCCTTCGAATTCGATGAGAGTTTAAGCGCAAAGAGAGCATTCGGCTTCGAGGCTCTGCCCAAGAAGTCTTACTATTGCAGAGACAGTTTTGCTACCAATAATGGATTGAGAATTGGGAACTTGACTGCTGCCTTTCAGCCCAAAGGCATTGGCATGGAATTATAG
- the LOC133733631 gene encoding uncharacterized protein LOC133733631 — protein MEGVGARTGRTSTRYGPATVFNGPVRKWKKKWVHVAPPPHHTSHSHQINAHNHSNGTTPNGNNGSHLLLFKWAPITQSQNAAAANGSAATNHDKVDEVEEPPRRRFKYIPIALLEEQQNEAAEQVEEEANLIDTETAETEATAKDEGLVEKPDINDVPMEENQDNNQVVCQDLNESTLDLSLGLNGHDSDDGSAMKTDQTRKG, from the exons ATGGAGGGAGTTGGGGCCCGAACGGGTCGAACCTCGACCCGCTACGGACCAGCCACGGTGTTCAATGGCCCGGTCAGGAAGTGGAAGAAGAAGTGGGTCCACgtagctcctcctcctcatcacaCCTCTCACTCCCATCAGATTAACGCCCACAACCACAGCAATGGCACCACCCCTAACGGTAATAACGGTTCCCACCTCCTTCTTTTCAAGTGGGCCCCTATCACCCAAAGCCAAAACGCTGCCGCCGCCAATGGCAGCGCCGCCACTAACCATGACAAGGTGGATGAGGTGGAGGAGCCGCCTCGCCGCAGATTCAAATACATTCCG ATTGCTTTATTAGAGGAACAGCAAAATGAGGCTGCAGaacaggttgaagaagaagctaaCTTGATAGATACTGAGACAGCTGAAACAGAGGCAACCGCCAAGGACGAGGGTTTAGTTGAAAAACCTGACATTAATGATGTCCCTATGGAAGAAAATCAG GACAATAATCAGGTAGTATGTCAAGATCTGAATGAAAGCACTTTAGATTTAAGTTTGGGCTTGAATGGACATGACAGTGATGATGGTTCTGCTATGAAAACTGATCAAACCAGAAAGGGGTAG